One part of the Phycisphaeraceae bacterium genome encodes these proteins:
- a CDS encoding MFS transporter — translation MKDYIRFFRVEPRFLAFGFVLTLFSSFGQTFFISLFGQHLEVEFDLTKTQYGLTYSLATLCSGLTIIQIGRRIDTTDLRKFTMMLCLGVCFACVLMANAHHVMTLGIAFFCLRLFGQGLLSHTSMTSMSRYFTVRRGKAMSIASLGFPAGEAIFPTLVVLSIWEFSWRDTWMFAAIAVACVLIPSVLMLLRGHDTRHQAYLDSVQSGIDTISHKTTGKQWTRNEVMRDPRFFLLLPAVIAPGFIVTGVFFHHGSLLELKHWTQEWYAGSFVVFAGAQVITSLIAGPLVDRFGARSLVKLFLVPLALSLVAIAMIDLPIGTRLFLGLFGVTAGLNGPVVGAMWAELYGTKHLGAIRALATAIMVFGTAGSPVLFGALLDQHITMETIAWGCCVYTCAAMALSTVALQLRQM, via the coding sequence ATGAAAGACTACATCCGCTTCTTTCGCGTAGAGCCGCGTTTCCTTGCATTCGGCTTCGTGCTCACCCTCTTCTCATCCTTCGGACAAACGTTTTTCATCTCCTTGTTCGGCCAGCACCTTGAGGTTGAGTTCGATCTCACCAAGACGCAGTATGGATTGACGTACTCACTTGCAACGCTGTGCTCCGGACTCACAATTATCCAGATCGGACGGAGGATCGACACAACCGATCTGCGTAAGTTCACCATGATGCTCTGCCTGGGCGTGTGCTTTGCGTGCGTGCTGATGGCGAACGCACACCACGTAATGACGCTGGGTATCGCATTCTTCTGCCTGCGTCTCTTTGGGCAGGGATTGTTGAGTCACACCTCTATGACAAGCATGTCAAGGTACTTCACCGTGCGTCGCGGTAAGGCGATGAGTATCGCGAGTCTTGGGTTCCCCGCGGGCGAAGCGATCTTCCCAACGCTGGTCGTCTTGTCAATCTGGGAGTTCAGTTGGCGTGACACATGGATGTTCGCTGCAATCGCGGTTGCATGCGTGCTCATTCCATCGGTGCTCATGCTACTGCGCGGACACGACACACGCCATCAGGCATATCTTGACTCTGTCCAGTCAGGAATAGACACGATCTCCCACAAGACGACTGGAAAGCAGTGGACTCGCAACGAGGTCATGCGCGATCCGAGATTCTTCCTGCTGCTGCCAGCGGTGATCGCGCCTGGATTCATTGTCACTGGTGTATTCTTCCATCACGGCAGTTTGCTTGAGTTGAAGCACTGGACACAGGAGTGGTATGCCGGAAGCTTTGTGGTCTTTGCAGGTGCGCAGGTTATCACCAGTCTCATTGCTGGCCCGCTCGTTGATCGGTTTGGAGCGCGCAGCCTTGTCAAGCTCTTTCTTGTGCCGCTCGCCCTGAGTCTCGTTGCCATCGCAATGATCGACCTCCCCATCGGCACAAGGCTGTTCCTTGGGTTGTTTGGAGTCACGGCAGGATTAAACGGCCCTGTAGTTGGCGCGATGTGGGCAGAGTTGTACGGCACGAAGCATCTCGGCGCGATCCGGGCGCTCGCGACAGCGATCATGGTCTTTGGAACAGCAGGATCGCCGGTACTGTTTGGAGCACTACTCGATCAGCACATCACGATGGAAA